From a single Callithrix jacchus isolate 240 chromosome 5, calJac240_pri, whole genome shotgun sequence genomic region:
- the LOC118153772 gene encoding uncharacterized protein LOC118153772: MVSSCCGSVCSDQGCGLETCCRPSCCQTTCCRTTCCRPSCCVSSCCRPQCCQSVCCQPTCCRPSCCISSCCRPSCCESSCCRPSCCESSCCRPSCCVSSCCRPQCCQSVCCQPTCCRPSCCISSCCRPSCCQSSCCRPRCCQTTCCRTTCCRPSCCISSCCRPQCCQSVCCQPSCCVSSCCRPSCCESSCCRSCCCLRPVCGRVSCHTTCYRPTCVISTCPRPMCCASSCC, translated from the coding sequence ATGGTCAGCTCCTGTTGTGGTTCTGTCTGCTCTGACCAGGGCTGTGGCCTGGAGACCTGCTGCCGCCCCAGCTGCTGCCAGACCACCTGCTGCAGGACCACCTGCTGCCGCCCCAGTTGCTGTGTGTCCAGCTGCTGCAGACCCCAGTGCTGCCAGTCTGTGTGCTGCCAGCCCACCTGCTGCCGCCCCAGCTGCTGCATCTCCAGCTGCTGCCGCCCCTCTTGCTGTGAATCCAGCTGCTGCCGCCCCTCTTGCTGTGAATCCAGCTGCTGccgccccagctgctgtgtgtcCAGCTGCTGCAGGCCCCAGTGCTGCCAGTCTGTGTGCTGCCAGCCCACCTGCTGCCGCCCCAGCTGCTGCATCTCCAGCTGCTGCCGCCCCTCTTGCTGTCAATCCAGTTGCTGCCGTCCCAGATGCTGCCAGACCACCTGCTGCAGGACCACTTGCTGCCGACCCAGCTGCTGCATCTCCAGCTGTTGCAGACCCCAGTGCTGCCAGTCTGTGTGCTGCCAGCCCAGCTGCTGTGTCTCCAGCTGCTGCCGCCCCTCTTGCTGTGAATCCAGCTGCTGTCGTTCCTGCTGCTGCCTGCGTCCAGTCTGTGGCCGAGTCTCCTGCCACACCACTTGCTATCGTCCAACCTGTGTCATCTCCACCTGCCCCCGCCCTATGTGCTGTGCCTCCTCTTGCTGCTGA